The following are encoded together in the Nymphaea colorata isolate Beijing-Zhang1983 chromosome 14, ASM883128v2, whole genome shotgun sequence genome:
- the LOC116267468 gene encoding protein PELPK1-like — MINTLSQQYQPLPKLPEFPTLAEPKFPEIPKLPEHKFPEIPKLTEGHDLPEMKFPEIPNPFDHLPELPKFSEIPKPTLPHELPEVHLPEPTLPELPHDFPAFPKPTLPEFPAVPYKPTSP; from the coding sequence ATGATCAACACCCTTTCCCAACAATACCAACCTTTGCCCAAGCTTCCTGAATTCCCAACTCTGGCTGAGCCTAAATTCCCGGAGATCCCCAAGCTGCCGGAGCACAAATTCCCAGAGATCCCCAAGCTAACTGAAGGTCATGATCTGCCTGAGATGAAGTTCCCGGAAATCCCCAACCCATTTGATCATCTTCCGGAGCTGCCAAAATTCTCGGAGATCCCCAAGCCGACTCTCCCTCATGAACTTCCGGAAGTTCATCTGCCTGAGCCTACCCTTCCTGAGTTGCCCCATGATTTCCCAGCTTTTCCCAAGCCAACTCTACCTGAATTTCCCGCAGTTCCTTACAAGCCCACTTCACCATGA
- the LOC116267632 gene encoding protein PELPK1-like isoform X3, protein MASSDHGRSAILALFLSLSMLSSHVCLGGRYLLEADETTKAPEEVNPHDQHPFPTIPTLPKLPEFPTLPEPKFPEIPKLPEHKFPEIPKLTEGHDLPEMKFPEIPNPFDHLPELPKFPEIPKPTLPHELPEVHLPELPHDFPAFPKATLPEFPAVPYKPTSP, encoded by the exons ATGGCTTCTTCTGATCATGGCCGCAGTGCCATcttagctctctttctctctctttcaatgcTAAGCAGTCATGTATGTTTGGGTGGTCGCTATCTGTTGGAAGCTGATGAGACCACCAAGGCACCAGAGGAGGTGAACCCACATGATCAACACCCTTTCCCAACAATACCAACCTTGCCCAAGCTTCCTGAATTCCCAACTCTGCCTGAGCCTAAATTCCCGGAGATCCCCAAGCTGCCGGAGCACAAATTCCCAGAGATCCCCAAGCTGACTGAAG GTCATGATCTGCCTGAGATGAAGTTCCCGGAAATCCCCAACCCATTTGATCATCTTCCGGAGCTGCCAAAATTCCCGGAGATCCCCAAGCCAACTCTCCCTCATGAACTTCCGGAAGTTCATCTTCCTGAGTTGCCCCATGATTTCCCAGCTTTTCCCAAGGCAACTCTACCTGAATTTCCCGCAGTTCCTTACAAGCCCACTTCACCATGA
- the LOC116267632 gene encoding protein PELPK1-like isoform X1 — protein MASSDHGRSAILALFLSLSMLSSHVCLGGRYLLEADETTKAPEEVNPHDQHPFPTIPTLPKLPEFPTLPEPKFPEIPKLPEHKFPEIPKLTEGHDLPEMKFPEIPNPFDHLPELPKLPEIPKPTLPHELPEVHLPEPTLPEFPHEFPAFPKLTEGHDLPEMKFPEIPNPFDHLPELPKFPEIPKPTLPHELPEVHLPELPHDFPAFPKATLPEFPAVPYKPTSP, from the coding sequence ATGGCTTCTTCTGATCATGGCCGCAGTGCCATcttagctctctttctctctctttcaatgcTAAGCAGTCATGTATGTTTGGGTGGTCGCTATCTGTTGGAAGCTGATGAGACCACCAAGGCACCAGAGGAGGTGAACCCACATGATCAACACCCTTTCCCAACAATACCAACCTTGCCCAAGCTTCCTGAATTCCCAACTCTGCCTGAGCCTAAATTCCCGGAGATCCCCAAGCTGCCGGAGCACAAATTCCCAGAGATCCCCAAGCTGACTGAAGGTCATGATCTGCCTGAGATGAAGTTCCCGGAAATCCCCAACCCATTTGATCATCTTCCTGAGCTGCCAAAATTACCGGAGATCCCCAAGCCAACTCTCCCTCATGAACTTCCGGAAGTTCATCTGCCTGAGCCTACGCTTCCTGAGTTTCCCCATGAGTTCCCAGCTTTTCCCAAGCTAACTGAAGGTCATGATCTGCCTGAGATGAAGTTCCCGGAAATCCCCAACCCATTTGATCATCTTCCGGAGCTGCCAAAATTCCCGGAGATCCCCAAGCCAACTCTCCCTCATGAACTTCCGGAAGTTCATCTTCCTGAGTTGCCCCATGATTTCCCAGCTTTTCCCAAGGCAACTCTACCTGAATTTCCCGCAGTTCCTTACAAGCCCACTTCACCATGA